The Actinomycetota bacterium genome includes the window GGTGGGCGTCGCTGTTCTCCTGGTTGGTCCGAGCCGCCGATCGGGAGCACGGCCGGGCAGTCCGACAAGAGGCACCACGACGTGCCCGGCACGGCCTGCCCTCGTAGAGACACGGGTCACGCGATGACCAGCCGTGTCTGCCACGCGTCGCGTGTACTTGGGTTGAAGTCCCCCTCCGACACCGTTGCCGGCTACACGCGCCCGGGACTCGACGAGGGCCCGGCTGTCGGTAGGCAGGAAGTCTCTCTCATGTGCTCGCCAAAGGTGTAGACGAACCAGTCTACGAGTTGGTGTACACAGCCTATGAGTACAACGATCAGAGTGAGCGAGAACACTCGCGATCGGTTCGCAAGGCTTGCGGATGCGACCGGGCGTCCGATGACTCAGCTGCTTGATGAGGCTGCTGATGCGCTCGAGCGTCGTCTGTTCTTCGATCAGATGAGCAGGCGGTTCGAGGAACTCCGGCACGACGGGTCGGCGTGGGTCGAGATTGAAGCTGAGCGTGCCCTGGAGAACGGCGGTGCCGGTGACCAGTCCTGATGACACCGCGCAGGGGTGAGGTCTGGCTGATTGACTCCGGTAAGCCGGTCGGGCGTGAACAGTCCGGGCGTCGCCCCGCCGTGGTGGTCTCCGCAGATGCACTCAACGAGGGTCCCGCCGGTGTGATCATGGTGGTTCCTTGCACCACCGCCCGTCGAGGACACCCGTCTC containing:
- a CDS encoding type II toxin-antitoxin system PemK/MazF family toxin produces the protein MTPRRGEVWLIDSGKPVGREQSGRRPAVVVSADALNEGPAGVIMVVPCTTARRGHPSHIEIEPGDSSLDVVSYAKCEDLKSISEQRFTTRVGQVGPDAMFGIGRVLRFLLEL